One window of the Pseudomonas lurida genome contains the following:
- a CDS encoding LysR family transcriptional regulator, translating to MQGLNELSFKALRLFVAVLDFGSFSEVARREGLAPSSISRQIQLMEQALGQQLLYRHTRAVSPTEAGRLLGRHARLMLEQLEAAGQALQEQESEPSGLVRINAPMVFGQRHLSPWLGELCRRYPKLQLDIQQTDTYVDPLQDGTDLLFRIGVLNDSSMQARIFAPQRFRIAASPAYLARHGTPQHPDELTHHQCLAYKGITGQQRWFFRKGQDDWTPYSVKGPITGNHADTLTHAAEQGLGLVVFPSWLIGEGLRAGTLQAVLTDYEVATTLEPQQIAALWPGSRRLSLKVRTVIDYFVECFGGVPYWDR from the coding sequence ATGCAAGGCTTGAACGAACTGAGTTTCAAGGCGCTACGCCTGTTTGTCGCGGTGTTGGATTTCGGCAGTTTTTCCGAAGTGGCGCGCCGTGAGGGCCTGGCACCCTCCTCCATCTCTCGGCAGATACAGTTGATGGAGCAGGCCCTCGGCCAGCAGTTGCTGTACCGCCATACCCGCGCCGTCAGCCCTACCGAGGCCGGGCGCCTGCTCGGGCGGCACGCGCGGTTGATGCTGGAACAGCTGGAAGCCGCCGGCCAGGCCCTGCAAGAACAGGAAAGCGAACCCAGCGGATTGGTGCGCATCAATGCGCCGATGGTCTTCGGCCAGCGTCACCTGTCACCGTGGCTGGGCGAGTTGTGCAGGCGCTACCCGAAGCTGCAACTGGACATCCAGCAAACCGACACCTACGTCGACCCGTTGCAAGATGGCACCGACCTGCTGTTCCGTATCGGCGTGCTCAACGACTCCAGCATGCAGGCACGCATCTTTGCCCCCCAGCGCTTTCGCATCGCCGCCAGCCCCGCCTACCTGGCCCGGCATGGCACGCCCCAACACCCCGACGAACTGACCCACCACCAGTGCCTGGCCTACAAAGGCATCACCGGCCAGCAACGCTGGTTCTTCCGCAAAGGCCAGGACGACTGGACGCCCTATAGCGTCAAGGGGCCGATCACCGGCAACCACGCCGACACCTTGACCCACGCCGCCGAGCAAGGGTTGGGGCTGGTGGTGTTTCCTTCCTGGCTGATCGGCGAAGGCTTGCGTGCAGGCACCTTGCAGGCGGTGCTGACCGACTATGAAGTGGCCACCACGCTTGAGCCGCAGCAGATTGCGGCGCTATGGCCAGGTAGCCGGCGCTTGTCGCTGAAAGTGCGCACGGTGATCGATTACTTTGTGGAATGTTTTGGCGGTGTGCCGTATTGGGATCGGTGA
- a CDS encoding DMT family transporter codes for MQASSIEGVAQAKPKNSGLRLLLLPLVILAGMGLSVEAGLLGPLGVQVGHLWATLSIFGVGSAILFLLLLFSGPQKGPALSTLPRWQLIGGFLGPIYVVVLTLATPHIGIAMTMIAILSGQVGKSVLIDHFGWFGTARKRVNGERWIALALIVVALVLIARG; via the coding sequence ATGCAAGCAAGTTCTATCGAGGGCGTGGCGCAAGCCAAGCCGAAAAACAGCGGCCTGCGACTGCTGTTGTTGCCGCTGGTGATCCTGGCCGGCATGGGCCTGTCGGTGGAGGCGGGGTTGCTCGGGCCGCTGGGTGTGCAGGTCGGCCATTTATGGGCGACGTTGAGCATTTTCGGGGTGGGCTCGGCGATCCTGTTTCTGCTGCTGTTGTTCAGTGGTCCGCAAAAGGGACCGGCGTTGTCCACCCTGCCGCGCTGGCAGTTGATCGGCGGTTTCCTGGGGCCGATCTACGTGGTGGTGCTGACGCTGGCCACGCCGCATATCGGTATTGCGATGACCATGATCGCGATTCTGTCGGGGCAGGTTGGCAAGAGCGTGCTGATCGACCATTTCGGCTGGTTCGGCACGGCGCGCAAGCGGGTCAATGGCGAGCGCTGGATTGCCCTGGCGTTGATTGTGGTGGCACTTGTTCTGATTGCACGAGGTTAA
- a CDS encoding DMT family transporter, whose product MNLILLLVVVVAAGAVLSVQAAINGRLGQAVGVLRGSLVTFVVGAIVTALLILFFEPAQAVSLLDVPKWQLTGALFGVVYMMVMVGAVPVVGTAVATVAVIVGQLGMGMLIDNFGWLGNPAIELSASRVVAMACLALALVFMYRSNTRTD is encoded by the coding sequence ATGAATCTGATTCTGTTACTGGTAGTCGTGGTTGCCGCAGGGGCGGTGTTGAGCGTGCAGGCAGCCATCAATGGTCGCCTGGGACAGGCCGTGGGTGTATTGCGGGGCAGCCTGGTGACCTTTGTGGTGGGGGCGATTGTCACCGCGTTGTTGATCCTGTTCTTTGAGCCCGCCCAGGCGGTGAGCTTGCTGGATGTGCCGAAATGGCAACTGACCGGCGCGTTGTTCGGTGTGGTGTACATGATGGTAATGGTTGGCGCGGTGCCGGTGGTTGGCACGGCTGTCGCCACTGTCGCGGTGATCGTCGGCCAACTGGGCATGGGCATGTTGATCGACAACTTCGGCTGGCTGGGCAACCCGGCCATTGAATTGTCGGCCAGCCGGGTCGTGGCGATGGCCTGCCTGGCATTGGCGCTGGTGTTCATGTACCGCAGCAATACCCGCACCGACTGA
- a CDS encoding metallothionein, producing MPDKTCACPHCKCVLGADAVMKDGQGYCCQGCAEHHAHGEPCAAATGCECAKSAKG from the coding sequence ATGCCAGATAAAACCTGTGCCTGCCCACACTGCAAGTGTGTATTGGGGGCTGATGCGGTAATGAAGGACGGTCAGGGCTATTGCTGCCAGGGCTGTGCCGAGCACCATGCCCATGGCGAACCGTGCGCAGCGGCCACGGGCTGCGAATGCGCCAAGTCGGCCAAAGGCTGA
- a CDS encoding DUF6555 family protein codes for MNNAKLFVIDYTLHGEPKSFIIRLEKLDAAEAWHWASCDAGVGRIGRFAREQVKKTSQQQAEKFGITNVQWRRSDARAQA; via the coding sequence ATGAATAACGCAAAACTGTTTGTGATCGACTACACGCTGCATGGCGAGCCCAAGTCATTCATCATTCGCCTGGAAAAGCTCGATGCCGCTGAAGCCTGGCACTGGGCCAGTTGTGACGCGGGCGTCGGCCGCATCGGCCGCTTTGCTCGTGAGCAAGTGAAGAAGACCAGCCAGCAGCAAGCTGAGAAATTCGGCATTACCAACGTGCAATGGCGCCGCTCGGACGCGCGCGCCCAGGCTTGA
- a CDS encoding AraC family transcriptional regulator has protein sequence MAQAAPPDLSDHAVPVQPLARTYPRGLYVEPHSHDWGQLLYAMSGVMWVETPREALVVPPQRAVWLPPGVEHGIRVVSDLQMRNIYLRPALAATLDSQVQVIEVGGLLRELIVTLVDEGDSGEAGYYDAVVSLALLELQRARRSKIRIAMPVEADRRLVNACQAVMAAPSLEIPFEQHAETAGASVRTLARLFQHNLGMGFAEWRRQVQLATAVAELIQGQSVGSIARSLGYSPSSFSDMFRRELGVAPSHYLG, from the coding sequence ATGGCCCAGGCCGCGCCGCCCGACCTCAGTGATCATGCCGTTCCCGTGCAGCCCCTGGCGCGCACGTACCCGCGTGGGCTGTACGTTGAACCCCACAGCCATGACTGGGGGCAGTTGCTCTATGCCATGAGCGGCGTGATGTGGGTCGAGACCCCGCGCGAAGCCCTGGTGGTGCCGCCGCAGCGTGCGGTTTGGCTGCCGCCGGGTGTAGAGCATGGGATTCGAGTGGTATCGGATCTGCAGATGCGCAATATCTACTTGCGCCCGGCGCTCGCAGCGACGCTGGACAGCCAGGTGCAGGTGATCGAAGTCGGTGGGTTGCTGCGGGAGCTGATCGTGACCCTGGTGGACGAGGGCGACAGCGGTGAGGCGGGTTACTACGACGCAGTGGTCAGCCTGGCCTTGCTGGAGTTGCAACGGGCGCGTCGCTCGAAAATCCGCATCGCCATGCCGGTGGAGGCCGACCGCCGCCTCGTCAACGCCTGCCAGGCGGTCATGGCCGCGCCATCCCTGGAGATCCCGTTTGAGCAACATGCCGAAACCGCCGGTGCCAGTGTGCGCACCCTGGCGCGGCTGTTCCAGCACAACCTGGGCATGGGCTTCGCCGAGTGGCGTCGCCAGGTGCAACTGGCCACGGCAGTGGCGGAGTTGATCCAGGGCCAGTCCGTCGGCAGCATTGCCCGCTCCCTCGGTTACTCGCCCAGTAGCTTCAGCGACATGTTCCGCCGCGAACTCGGTGTAGCGCCTTCCCACTACCTGGGTTAA
- a CDS encoding DUF1427 family protein has product MNYLISLAIGLFVGVIYGALDFRSPAPPAIALIGLMGMLLGEKLWPMGRQLVGTWLS; this is encoded by the coding sequence ATGAACTACCTGATTTCCCTCGCCATTGGCCTGTTTGTCGGCGTGATCTACGGCGCCCTGGATTTCCGCTCGCCCGCACCCCCAGCCATCGCCTTGATCGGCCTGATGGGCATGCTGCTGGGCGAAAAGCTCTGGCCCATGGGCCGGCAGTTGGTGGGCACCTGGTTGTCTTGA
- a CDS encoding quinone oxidoreductase family protein, translating into MKALQFTATGDLAALSFVDVATPVPAAGEVLVQVKAAGLNPSDVKNVLGRFPYTTLPRIPGRDFAGVVVEGPQELVGQDVWGTGRDLGFFADGSHAQYLTVSAKGVAHKPTHLSFAQAASLGVPYTTAWDALERSGVGKGTRLLVIGANGAVGSAALALANIRGAQVLAAVRRPEQVAVLQGQGFEAIALGTPEELGAAVNAVFKGGADVIFDTTGFWLPAAVAGLAPFGRIAIIAAPVDGHVQLPALALYRKGGSVVGINSLLYNCEQCAVMLEQFGRFFDEGLLPLPTGLREVALADGVQCFDAVNQGSADKIIFLP; encoded by the coding sequence ATGAAAGCACTGCAATTTACTGCCACCGGTGATCTCGCCGCCCTCAGTTTTGTCGACGTCGCCACTCCGGTCCCGGCCGCGGGTGAAGTGCTGGTACAGGTCAAGGCCGCCGGCCTCAACCCCAGCGACGTCAAGAACGTGCTCGGCCGTTTTCCCTACACCACCTTGCCACGCATTCCCGGTCGCGACTTTGCCGGTGTCGTCGTGGAGGGACCACAGGAACTGGTCGGGCAGGACGTCTGGGGCACTGGCCGCGACCTGGGTTTTTTTGCCGACGGTTCCCATGCCCAGTACCTCACCGTGTCGGCCAAGGGCGTAGCGCATAAGCCGACCCATTTGAGTTTTGCCCAGGCAGCCAGCCTCGGCGTGCCGTACACCACCGCCTGGGACGCGCTGGAGCGCAGCGGTGTGGGGAAAGGCACGCGGTTGCTGGTGATCGGCGCCAATGGTGCTGTCGGCAGCGCGGCATTGGCCCTGGCGAACATTCGCGGTGCCCAGGTGCTGGCCGCAGTGCGGCGTCCTGAGCAGGTTGCGGTGTTGCAGGGGCAGGGCTTCGAGGCGATTGCCCTGGGCACGCCGGAAGAACTGGGTGCGGCGGTGAATGCCGTGTTCAAGGGCGGTGCCGATGTGATTTTCGACACCACGGGGTTCTGGCTGCCGGCGGCGGTGGCAGGCCTGGCGCCGTTCGGTCGCATCGCCATTATCGCGGCACCGGTGGACGGCCATGTGCAACTGCCGGCACTGGCCTTGTATCGCAAGGGCGGCTCGGTAGTGGGGATCAATTCGCTGCTCTACAACTGCGAACAATGCGCGGTCATGCTGGAGCAGTTCGGGCGCTTCTTTGACGAGGGCTTGCTGCCGCTGCCCACCGGCCTGCGTGAGGTGGCGCTGGCCGATGGGGTGCAGTGCTTCGACGCGGTAAACCAGGGCAGTGCGGACAAAATCATCTTCCTGCCCTGA
- a CDS encoding purine-nucleoside phosphorylase — protein MKAFTRLSVTGFSMAVGLALLPHVVLADAPAPIKPKVMLITMFAPEAQTWIDRLELKQQVRVPGLSAEYPVIRCNTQDVCLLVTGMGQTNAAASTLALALSPKFDLRQSYFLIAGIAGINPKHGTLGTAAWAHYLVEFGTQWELDSRDAPKDWPTGYIGINTKGPNEKPPLDYKTEVFELNPKLQAKAFALSQKVELTESKESSAWRKHYPAAPANQPPQVTRCDTLAGNTWFSGTRLSERAEVWTQLLTDNKGEYCTTQQEDNSTYEALLRASREGLVDIQRLAVVRAGSDFDRPYPGYSEVDNLLKYADQGGFVPALENLYRTGNPLVQAILKNWSAWEKGVPEA, from the coding sequence ATGAAAGCGTTTACCCGTCTCTCCGTTACCGGCTTCTCGATGGCTGTCGGCCTGGCCCTGCTGCCCCACGTGGTGCTGGCGGATGCACCGGCGCCGATCAAACCCAAGGTCATGCTGATCACCATGTTCGCCCCGGAAGCGCAAACCTGGATCGATCGACTGGAACTCAAGCAGCAAGTGCGCGTGCCAGGCTTGTCGGCTGAGTACCCGGTGATCCGCTGCAACACCCAGGACGTGTGCCTGCTGGTGACCGGCATGGGCCAGACCAATGCCGCCGCGTCCACCCTCGCCCTGGCCCTGTCACCCAAGTTCGACTTGCGCCAGAGCTACTTCCTGATCGCCGGAATCGCCGGTATCAACCCCAAGCACGGCACCCTCGGCACCGCTGCCTGGGCGCACTACCTGGTGGAGTTCGGCACTCAATGGGAGCTGGATTCACGGGATGCCCCAAAGGATTGGCCGACCGGCTATATCGGCATCAACACCAAGGGGCCCAACGAAAAACCACCCTTGGATTACAAGACCGAAGTGTTTGAGCTGAACCCCAAGTTGCAGGCCAAGGCCTTCGCCTTGTCGCAGAAAGTCGAGCTGACGGAAAGCAAGGAGTCCAGCGCCTGGCGCAAGCACTACCCTGCCGCCCCTGCCAACCAGCCGCCACAAGTCACCCGTTGCGACACGCTGGCGGGCAACACCTGGTTCTCGGGCACTCGTTTAAGCGAACGCGCCGAAGTCTGGACCCAGTTGCTGACCGACAACAAGGGCGAGTACTGCACCACCCAGCAGGAAGACAATTCCACCTATGAAGCCCTGCTACGCGCCAGCCGCGAAGGCCTGGTGGATATCCAGCGCCTGGCGGTGGTGCGTGCCGGCTCGGACTTCGACCGCCCGTACCCTGGCTACAGCGAAGTGGACAACCTGCTCAAATACGCCGATCAAGGGGGCTTCGTGCCGGCGCTGGAAAACCTGTACCGCACGGGTAACCCGTTGGTGCAGGCGATCCTCAAGAACTGGTCAGCATGGGAGAAAGGCGTTCCAGAAGCGTGA
- a CDS encoding nucleoside-specific channel-forming protein Tsx has translation MHHSSWHPASLGVSLLLAAVTGVLSAPILAQEKPADDSAQGETLSPEASPAKKGAYLSDWFNQDLTLIGSKDISFGPKPQDDIYLEYEYFGRKGPFELYGYIDVPKILTIGNSNDKGVWDHGSPVFMEHEPRISIDYLAGRSLAIGPFKEWYVAFDWIYDHGSNKENRANALYSGLGTDIDTHSRVNLSANFYGRYQWENYGASNEYSWDGYRAQMKYIVPIGKFDNGASLTYIGFTNYDFGSDLHKDNPARTANSVVATNVLLYSFTHLRFTLVGRYFHNGGNWEDGSELNFGEGNFRARSDGWGYYAGVGYQF, from the coding sequence ATGCATCACTCCTCTTGGCACCCTGCTTCCCTTGGTGTTTCCCTGCTACTGGCCGCCGTTACGGGAGTACTCAGCGCCCCCATTTTGGCGCAGGAGAAACCCGCCGATGACTCAGCACAGGGCGAAACCCTCAGCCCTGAAGCCAGCCCGGCAAAAAAAGGCGCGTACCTGTCGGACTGGTTCAACCAGGACCTGACGTTGATCGGCAGCAAAGACATCAGCTTCGGCCCCAAGCCGCAAGATGACATCTATCTGGAATACGAGTACTTCGGCCGCAAGGGACCCTTCGAGTTGTACGGCTATATCGACGTGCCTAAGATCCTCACGATCGGTAACAGTAATGACAAAGGCGTGTGGGACCATGGCTCGCCAGTGTTCATGGAGCACGAGCCGCGCATCTCCATCGACTACCTGGCGGGCCGCAGCCTGGCCATCGGGCCATTCAAGGAATGGTACGTGGCGTTCGACTGGATCTACGACCACGGCAGCAACAAGGAAAACCGCGCCAATGCCTTGTACAGCGGCCTCGGCACCGACATCGACACCCACTCGCGGGTCAACCTGTCGGCCAACTTCTACGGGCGTTACCAGTGGGAAAACTATGGCGCCAGTAACGAATATTCCTGGGACGGCTACCGCGCGCAAATGAAGTACATCGTGCCCATCGGCAAGTTCGATAACGGCGCCTCGCTGACTTACATCGGCTTCACCAACTACGATTTCGGTTCGGACCTGCACAAGGACAACCCGGCGCGCACCGCCAACTCCGTGGTGGCGACCAATGTGCTGTTGTATTCGTTTACCCACCTGCGCTTTACCCTGGTCGGTCGTTATTTCCATAACGGCGGCAACTGGGAAGACGGCAGCGAGCTGAATTTCGGCGAAGGCAACTTTCGCGCCCGGTCCGACGGCTGGGGCTACTACGCCGGCGTGGGCTACCAATTCTAA
- a CDS encoding AraC family transcriptional regulator, producing MPVSRAQLFEHRPAELEVILPEPDHCFRWFEHDYPYDLARWNHHPEFEIHLIRQGSGKLVAGDYIGAFSAGHVALIGPDLPHDWIGELAPGESLSGRDVVLQFDGAALLALRKTLPELGDLSALFEQARRGLEFIGDTAVTAANLMEAIGSAHGLHRLILFLQLLDTLKNAPPQQVKALASPCYAPTLDARSAERINKAFDYLMRELTGDVRLSVIAQQLDMSEPGFSRFFKRNTGHGFIDLMRKFRVQRACRLLLQSDMSVADICFEVGYANLSNFNRHFRIEMNQTPSDYRRETAMHLFQRIEKMTPSQF from the coding sequence ATGCCCGTCAGTCGCGCCCAACTGTTCGAACATCGCCCCGCTGAACTCGAAGTGATCCTGCCCGAACCGGATCATTGCTTTCGCTGGTTCGAACACGACTATCCCTATGACCTGGCGCGCTGGAACCACCACCCCGAATTCGAAATCCACCTGATCCGCCAAGGCAGCGGCAAACTGGTGGCCGGCGACTATATCGGTGCATTCAGTGCCGGGCATGTGGCGCTGATCGGCCCCGACCTGCCCCACGACTGGATCGGCGAGCTGGCGCCCGGCGAGTCCCTGAGCGGCCGCGACGTGGTGCTGCAATTTGACGGCGCCGCCCTCCTCGCCCTGCGCAAGACCTTGCCGGAACTCGGGGACCTGTCGGCATTGTTCGAACAGGCTCGTCGCGGTCTGGAATTCATAGGCGACACTGCCGTCACCGCAGCGAATCTGATGGAAGCCATCGGCAGCGCCCATGGCCTGCACCGGTTGATCCTGTTCCTGCAATTGCTCGACACCCTGAAAAACGCCCCGCCGCAGCAGGTCAAGGCCCTGGCCAGCCCGTGCTATGCGCCGACCCTGGACGCGCGCAGCGCCGAGCGCATCAACAAGGCGTTTGACTATTTGATGCGCGAGCTGACGGGCGATGTGCGCTTGTCGGTGATCGCACAACAGCTGGACATGAGCGAACCAGGCTTCTCGCGCTTCTTCAAGCGCAACACCGGCCACGGGTTCATCGACCTGATGCGCAAGTTCCGTGTGCAACGCGCCTGCCGGCTGTTGCTGCAAAGTGACATGTCGGTGGCCGACATCTGCTTTGAAGTGGGCTACGCCAACCTGTCCAATTTCAACCGGCACTTTCGCATCGAGATGAACCAGACGCCGAGTGACTATCGGCGGGAAACGGCGATGCATCTGTTCCAACGCATTGAAAAAATGACACCCAGTCAATTCTGA
- a CDS encoding ABC transporter substrate-binding protein, with protein sequence MPSHAADIVTIATVNNSDMIRMQRLSKVFEEQHPDIKLNWVVLEENVLRQRLTTDIATQGGQFDVLTIGTYETPLWGAKHWLEPLAPLPADYDADDIFPSVRQGLSVNGTLYALPFYGESTVTYYRTDLFKQAGLSMPAHPTWTQLGEFASKLTAKDKDQYGMCLRGKAGWGENIALLSTMANAFGARWFDEQWKPELTSPEWTAAANFYVNTLKQYGPPGVSSNGFNETLALFNSGKCAIWVDASVAGSFTTDNTQSKVADRVGFAAAPTEVTDKGSSWLYAWSLAIPATSKHKDAAKAFISWATSKDYIQLVADKEGITNVPPGTRQSTYNEAYLKAAPFAQVTLEMMRHADPAHPSTKPVPYVGIQYVTIPEFQAIGTSVGKLFSAALTGGMSVDQALLQAQSSTEREMKRAGYPK encoded by the coding sequence ATGCCCAGCCATGCCGCCGACATCGTCACCATTGCCACGGTCAACAACAGTGACATGATCCGCATGCAGCGCCTGTCCAAAGTGTTCGAAGAACAGCACCCGGACATCAAGCTCAATTGGGTGGTGCTGGAAGAAAACGTGCTGCGCCAGCGCCTCACTACCGATATCGCCACCCAGGGCGGGCAATTCGACGTGCTGACCATCGGCACCTACGAAACCCCGCTATGGGGTGCCAAGCACTGGCTGGAACCCCTGGCCCCACTGCCGGCCGATTACGACGCTGACGATATCTTCCCCTCAGTACGCCAGGGCCTGTCGGTCAACGGCACCTTGTATGCCTTGCCGTTCTATGGCGAAAGCACCGTCACCTATTACCGTACCGACCTGTTCAAGCAGGCAGGCCTGAGCATGCCGGCGCACCCCACCTGGACCCAGCTCGGTGAGTTCGCGTCCAAGCTCACCGCCAAGGACAAGGACCAGTACGGTATGTGCCTGCGTGGCAAGGCTGGCTGGGGCGAAAACATTGCCTTGCTGAGCACCATGGCCAACGCCTTTGGGGCACGCTGGTTCGACGAACAGTGGAAGCCCGAACTGACCAGCCCCGAGTGGACCGCTGCCGCCAACTTCTACGTCAACACCCTCAAGCAATACGGGCCGCCGGGCGTGTCCAGCAACGGCTTCAACGAAACCCTGGCGCTGTTCAACAGCGGCAAATGCGCGATCTGGGTCGATGCCAGCGTGGCCGGTTCCTTCACCACCGATAACACTCAGAGCAAGGTCGCCGACCGCGTAGGTTTTGCCGCCGCGCCTACCGAAGTCACCGATAAAGGGTCCTCGTGGCTCTACGCCTGGTCCCTGGCGATTCCGGCCACCTCCAAGCACAAGGACGCCGCGAAGGCCTTTATCAGCTGGGCGACTTCCAAGGACTACATCCAGTTGGTGGCCGACAAAGAAGGCATCACCAACGTGCCGCCAGGCACCCGCCAGTCCACCTACAACGAGGCGTACCTGAAAGCGGCGCCCTTTGCCCAGGTGACCCTGGAGATGATGAGGCACGCCGACCCTGCACACCCGTCGACCAAGCCGGTGCCGTACGTGGGCATCCAGTACGTGACGATCCCTGAGTTCCAGGCGATTGGCACGTCGGTCGGCAAACTGTTCTCGGCTGCGCTGACCGGCGGCATGTCGGTTGACCAGGCCCTGTTGCAGGCGCAGTCCAGCACCGAGCGCGAGATGAAACGCGCCGGCTACCCGAAATAA
- a CDS encoding L-iditol 2-dehydrogenase encodes MKRLEGKSALITGSARGIGRAFAQAYIAEGATVAIADINLQRAQATATELGPQAYAVAMDVTDQASIDGAIAAVVAQAGKLDILINNAALFDLAPIVDITRDSYERLFSINVAGTLFTLQAAARQMISQGHGGKIINMASQAGRRGEALVAIYCATKAAVISLTQSAGLNLIKQGINVNAIAPGVVEGEHWDGVDALFARHEGLAPGEKKKRVGEAVPFGRMGTAADLTGMAIFLASKEADYVVAQTYNVDGGNWMS; translated from the coding sequence ATGAAACGACTCGAAGGTAAGAGCGCGCTGATCACCGGATCAGCACGCGGGATCGGCCGCGCCTTTGCCCAGGCCTACATCGCCGAGGGCGCCACCGTGGCCATCGCCGATATCAACCTGCAACGCGCCCAGGCCACCGCCACCGAACTGGGCCCGCAAGCCTACGCGGTGGCAATGGATGTCACCGACCAGGCCTCCATCGACGGCGCGATTGCTGCCGTGGTGGCCCAGGCCGGCAAGCTGGATATCCTCATCAATAACGCCGCGCTATTCGACCTCGCGCCTATTGTCGACATCACCCGCGACAGTTACGAGCGGCTGTTCTCGATCAACGTCGCCGGCACATTGTTCACCCTGCAGGCCGCCGCGCGGCAGATGATCAGCCAGGGGCACGGCGGCAAGATCATCAACATGGCCAGCCAGGCCGGACGGCGGGGCGAGGCGTTGGTGGCGATCTACTGCGCGACCAAGGCGGCGGTGATCAGCCTTACCCAATCGGCGGGGCTGAACCTGATCAAGCAGGGCATCAACGTCAACGCCATTGCCCCCGGCGTGGTCGAGGGTGAGCACTGGGACGGAGTGGATGCGTTGTTTGCCAGGCATGAAGGGTTGGCGCCAGGCGAGAAAAAGAAGCGGGTTGGGGAGGCGGTGCCCTTTGGGCGGATGGGGACGGCGGCGGACCTGACCGGGATGGCGATCTTCCTGGCCTCGAAGGAGGCCGACTATGTGGTGGCCCAGACCTATAACGTCGACGGCGGCAATTGGATGAGTTGA
- a CDS encoding nicotinamidase: MPLAKTAIASFDVDAQKSFTPLCPNELPVAGGDQIGAELNYMASLAGHRVGSKDAHTPHAPWVVSQHSEMLQPTGLAHADVTWVSHCVPGTEGFTLLDELPTPYDYDYFIWKGVEPDLHPYGACYHDLHDKLSTGVIEYLRAQGVSRVIVGGLALDYCVKTTALQLLSAGLEVVLHLPACRGITQEGGVQAVNDLLKAGAQISSSREELVALATR, encoded by the coding sequence ATGCCCCTTGCGAAAACCGCCATTGCTTCATTCGACGTGGATGCCCAGAAGAGCTTCACGCCACTGTGCCCCAACGAGCTACCGGTGGCGGGCGGTGACCAGATCGGTGCCGAACTCAATTACATGGCCAGCCTCGCCGGCCACCGCGTCGGCAGCAAGGACGCTCACACCCCGCACGCGCCCTGGGTGGTGTCGCAGCACAGCGAGATGCTACAACCGACGGGCCTGGCCCACGCCGATGTAACCTGGGTGAGCCACTGCGTACCGGGCACCGAAGGCTTCACCTTGCTGGACGAGTTGCCCACGCCCTACGACTACGATTACTTCATCTGGAAAGGTGTCGAACCCGACCTGCACCCCTACGGTGCCTGCTACCACGACCTGCACGACAAGTTGTCGACCGGCGTCATCGAGTACCTCAGGGCCCAGGGCGTTAGCCGCGTGATCGTCGGCGGCCTGGCCCTGGACTACTGCGTCAAGACCACCGCGTTGCAACTGCTCAGCGCTGGCCTTGAAGTGGTCTTGCACCTGCCGGCGTGCCGAGGCATCACGCAGGAGGGCGGCGTACAGGCGGTCAATGATCTGCTCAAGGCCGGTGCCCAGATCAGCAGCAGCCGCGAAGAACTGGTGGCGTTGGCCACACGTTGA
- a CDS encoding histone-like nucleoid-structuring protein, MvaT/MvaU family gives MSKLAEFRQLEKHLAEQLQALEALKGDAGLKKEIEFETKLRDLLAKYGYSLKNVINLLDPQAGRRASLAAPKTGTRKARQVKVYKNPHTGETIETKGGNHKGLKEWKAEHGSATVESWLAQ, from the coding sequence ATGTCTAAGCTTGCCGAATTCCGCCAGCTCGAAAAACACCTCGCCGAACAACTCCAGGCACTCGAAGCGTTGAAGGGTGATGCTGGCCTCAAGAAAGAAATCGAATTCGAAACGAAGCTTCGGGATTTGCTCGCGAAATATGGTTACAGCTTGAAAAACGTGATCAACCTGCTGGATCCGCAAGCCGGCCGACGCGCCTCTTTAGCCGCGCCGAAAACCGGTACACGCAAAGCCCGCCAGGTTAAGGTCTACAAGAATCCGCACACCGGCGAGACCATTGAAACCAAGGGCGGCAATCACAAAGGGTTGAAAGAGTGGAAAGCTGAACATGGTTCGGCCACCGTGGAATCCTGGCTCGCCCAATGA